Proteins encoded by one window of Nicotiana tabacum cultivar K326 chromosome 10, ASM71507v2, whole genome shotgun sequence:
- the LOC107805348 gene encoding uncharacterized protein LOC107805348, translating into MDLNLALLNDKPTTITVSSRADEKSFYKAWERSNRLSLMFMRMNIANNIKSIIPQTESAREYLKFVEKRFRSADKSLVGTLMAELTTMKLDRSRSMQNHIIEMTNIAARLQSLGMKVDDSFLVQFILNSLPPEYGPFQINYNTIKDKWNVSEFSSILT; encoded by the coding sequence ATGGATCTTAACTTGGCCCTGCTGAATGATAAGCCCACTACCATTACTGTTTCGAGCAGGGCAGATGAGAAGTCTTTCTATAAAGCATGGGAACGCTCTAACAGGCTAAGCCTTATGTTTATGCGAATGAATATTGCCAACAACATTAAGAGTATTATTCCACAAACAGAAAGCGCCAGGGAATACCTGAAGTTTGTGGAAAAACGTTTTCGTTCTGCAGATAAGTCTCTCGTTGGTACACTAATGGCTGAACTCACGACCATGAAGCTTGATAGGTCGCGTAGCATGCAAAATCATATCATCGAGATGACTAACATTGCAGCAAGACTTCAGTCCTTGGGGATGAAAGTGGATGATTCCTTCTTGGTTCAGTTTATTCTGAACTCGTTGCCTCCTGAGTATGGACCTTTTCAAATTAACTATAACACTATTAAGGATAAATGGAATGTTAGTGAATTTTCCAGTATACTTACTTAG